The genome window ACTGTGCCGGGTGCGGCATGTCATTTCGGCGACGAGCCCAGGTGGCACGGAATCGTGGCCCGGATACCCGCCAGCGCGGGTAGAGGCGGTTAGCCTTCGAGCAGTACGCCTTGTCGGCCCGCACCCGGTCCGGTCGGCAGGGCGGCCGACGAGCGCCAAGACGCCGCCACTGAATTCGAAGCGAGTCGCGCACCGGTCTATTGGAAGCCGCATCCCGGGTCAGGGGCGTCCTCCGAATACGGACTGCCGACGGGGTCCACGTACAAGACGTCGAGCACGAGGGGAGTCACGCCCAGGTTGCGGCCGATGTGGACGTGGTCGGCGCCGCTCGGCTCCACGAAGGCGGCGCCTTCGGTGTAGGTGTCGGTGGTGACGCAGTCGGCGTCGGTGTGGGTCAGCGTGCCGTGTTCGACGTAAGCGAAGAGGGTGCCGTCGTGCCAGTGCCAGCCGGTGCTGCCGCCCGGTTGCACGGTGATCTGCCGCAGGACGTAGTCCTTGCCGCCCACTGTCGTCTTGTAAAGGTCGACTGCGGACACCCCGTAAGCGGGCGTGGCGTTCGCCGTCGCGGGGGTCAGCACCAGGACTGCCGCGACGGTGGTCGCGACGGCGATCCAGCGACGGCTTCCAGACACGTGCGTACTCCTATCCCACTATCAGCGTCAGAGTTCGCAACCACTTTATAAGAGCTCGGCAAGTTCTCAACGTTATGTACGACCGTGTTCACAGACAGTACGCTGAGTTGCTGCTCAGGCACACGCGAAGAGAAGACATGGGGAGCCGATACATGGCAGGCGAGTCCAAGGGTCCGAACGAAGAACACATACACACCGGTGGCCAGGACAAGCCGGCGGGGGACGACACCTCGGCCTTGACGACGCAGCGGCTGAACGTCGTCACGCCGGCGGAGAAGGATTCCTCTGCGCTCACCACACAGCAGTTGCCCGCCATCGCGCCGACATGGCCGCAGCCGCAGCCGGCTCCCGCTCCCGCTCCCGGTCCGGCCATGTCGTCCACCGGAGGCGGACACCAGACTCTGCCCCCGCAACAGGGGCCGTTCTCGCCCTCGTACGGACCGCCGCCACCGCCGCACTTGCAGCCGCAGCCCCAACCCACCAAGCCCTTCCAGCCGCCCAAGATACCCACGTCGCCCCGCGACCGTCGTCGACTGTTGATCATCGGGCTGGTCGCGGTGGTGGTGCTCGGCTGCGGGCTCACCTTCGCGCTGTGGCCCAGCAGCGCGAAGAAGGCGCCGGTCGCCGTGAACCCGCAGCACGTCGTCGCCGGGACGGTCCAAGCCGGCATCCTGACCCCGGACGACGTCAGCAAGGCCGTCGGCACGACCGTCATATCCGGCTCCGCCGCGAACCAGCCGCCGCCGGCGCTGACCGCCGACCCGGCCTCGTGCGCGGTGGCGATCGGCCCGGCCACGGCCACGGGATACACCAAGGGCTGGACGGTCTTCTACTCCACCACCTACCAGGACTCGGCCGGCGCCGGCGACTACACGGTGACGCAGACAATCGGTGAGTACGGCGACGC of Catenulispora sp. MAP5-51 contains these proteins:
- a CDS encoding cupin domain-containing protein encodes the protein MSGSRRWIAVATTVAAVLVLTPATANATPAYGVSAVDLYKTTVGGKDYVLRQITVQPGGSTGWHWHDGTLFAYVEHGTLTHTDADCVTTDTYTEGAAFVEPSGADHVHIGRNLGVTPLVLDVLYVDPVGSPYSEDAPDPGCGFQ
- a CDS encoding sensor domain-containing protein; translated protein: MAGESKGPNEEHIHTGGQDKPAGDDTSALTTQRLNVVTPAEKDSSALTTQQLPAIAPTWPQPQPAPAPAPGPAMSSTGGGHQTLPPQQGPFSPSYGPPPPPHLQPQPQPTKPFQPPKIPTSPRDRRRLLIIGLVAVVVLGCGLTFALWPSSAKKAPVAVNPQHVVAGTVQAGILTPDDVSKAVGTTVISGSAANQPPPALTADPASCAVAIGPATATGYTKGWTVFYSTTYQDSAGAGDYTVTQTIGEYGDANQSGSVFQSLAKGVAGCPSATRTDQNKNTVKWNYTVDTNTSDHLAWTASQDAGNGWACYRQARLKGKAVLQVAVCEGGDGKAAAAQVADQFAAKVSG